TGCTCCGACAGCACGATTTTTCCGAAGTCCTCGTCCACGATGGTTTTCTTTCCCTCACGTCCCGACATTGCAGTCACGACTACGATCGAGTCTGACTCTTTGGGTCCTGAAAACAGGTCGAAGTCCACCCGCAACGTCGCTCCTCGCCAGTGACGAGCGAAGCCTACCCAGCCGTCGGGATGATCGTCCCGGATGTCTTGCTCGACTCGGAAAAGTCCCATCAAGGCCGGAATAACGTCAGCACCCCATTGGAGCCCCCTCTCGAGATCCGTGAAACGAACTCCCTCGTCGTGGGAGGACTGATAATAGGGTGCTCGGATTGCTTTATTCGCCATCACGAGGTCGGAGACCTGCTGGGTCGTAAGTGGGGTGGACACGCTCATAATCACGTCCCATATGTGGTATGGGATTATCAATATTTCCACAAGATGTGGGTATCGATCAATCCGTAGCGATCCGTTGTACGAGATACGTACCTTAGCGCTCATTATCGACTCGATGAATTCGGGAGTTTAGTGTTGGTGACAAGGTATAGATGTTCACTTTCGGTCCTCTAGGCGAGCGTTTTTCCTCCTGAACGGCTTCGATAGAGACGAGGAAACAATGATTGAAAAACTCCGGCTCACAACCCGCATTGTTAGCGACCAAGACGAAGCACTGAACTTTTACACCGAGAAGCTCGGCTTAATAAAGAAAGCAGACGAGACGTTTGGCCCCGACGACCAGCGTTGGGTTACTGTCGCAGCCGAACAGGACGACACTGTAGAAATCGTTCTCGAACCAATTGACTGGTTTGAGGGTGAAGAAGCTGATCGGCGCTCTGCAATGATCGGGGAGCAACCAGCACTCGCCTTTACTGTGGATGATTGTCAATCTACGTATGAAACACTGCGTGAACAGGGAATCGAATTCACATCCGAGCCAACAGAACAGCCCTACGGAATCGAAGCTATTGCAACAGACCTCTATGGAAATGGGATCGTCCTTGTCGAACATCCCTCAGATGCAGAGACGATATAATACCACAATTTTTGGAGTAAGCAGTCGACTTCTCGACACACCCTATACGTTAATACTACGGCTATATTCCTGGACTCGGTAACCGCTAGAATTCACAATAAGGAAACGGAATTCGTTCCGAGACCGGACGTTAGCTGTTGGCGAGTGCCCAATCTGGTATTGCTGAATAATCTTCGACTGGTTCTGAACCGACGAGTCAGCGGTTGAACGCAGTCTTCCAATTACTGTTAGGGATGATGTGATTGGTATATAAACAGTATTCAGCTGGCTAC
The window above is part of the Haladaptatus caseinilyticus genome. Proteins encoded here:
- a CDS encoding VOC family protein; its protein translation is MIEKLRLTTRIVSDQDEALNFYTEKLGLIKKADETFGPDDQRWVTVAAEQDDTVEIVLEPIDWFEGEEADRRSAMIGEQPALAFTVDDCQSTYETLREQGIEFTSEPTEQPYGIEAIATDLYGNGIVLVEHPSDAETI